The Plasmodium vivax chromosome 12, whole genome shotgun sequence genomic interval ttaaaatgcctCTTcgttgggaaaaaatgaagaaaaagcaaatcgacaaaaaacaaaaaaacaaaaaaagtgcGACGCgaagtaggaaaaaaaaaacgacacaTAAAATGGGTATTATTTATTGGGGGctcaaaggggggagcagtTCCCCATGTGTAAGCGGACAAATGAACACTCCAATTCAGCCACGCTCGGATTACCAGTCCGTTTTGCTCACATATGTTCGCGAACGAGTTGGCCGTGTGGAGTGCtacacagggggggagggcacATCCTTGCGGAGTTTGTTTGTACCCCCCATTttatgcgcaaaaaatggcatcaAAAACGAACTGCGggattttcaaaaaatcgTCGACGATGGACCGCTCCGCTTCTGCGCCACTGTGGTCCCCCGCGGAAGGGTCCGAAATGCCTAACTTCTCGTAGAGACATTTGGCAAACTGGTATTCCTGAATCTGAAAGTTGGTGTTCACATCCTCGTTGGCAATTTCTCTGTTGTAAAAGTCGAGGTAATAACGTTTTAGCTTCCCCATGAGTTCTTCAAATTCTGCCCTCTCCGGTGCGCTCAGGATGTTGTCCACGCGTCTGCTCACGCTTCCATCCGGATTTATCCTCCCATCAGTAGTCATCCTCCCATCCGCATTCGTCCTTCCACCCGCATCCATCCTCCCATCCGCATTCGTCCTTCCACCCGCATCCATCCTCCCATCCGCATCCATCCTCCCCTCCTTCACTCTgcagtaaaaataaaacctatgcctcttcttcaagtcgttgttaaaattaattttatttttcaacaCGTAGATTTCGTTTTgcgcctcctcctcctcgcgCGTTAAAGGACGCCCGCTTTGCACCCAGCTCTTCTTGGGCGCATACAATTCGAGTAACTCGCTTTTGCTCAGCTTCACCTCCATGTTGGGGTTAATTAGCTTTGCATATCTCACGTTCAGATCTTCAATCTCGTCTGCAAGGGCTCCTCTGTCAGGCTTCCCCACCTGTGTGCTCCCAAAAAGTGAACGATAAAATTTGGACCGAAGTAGTAGCATTTCTTCCGCTTGATGCTCCCCTGGGTTATACAAAACGAAGGCGTCCTCCTCACCGCTGTCTACATCAATGCTGAGGCTACTGTATGGGATTATGCAACGGTCTTCGCTTTGTCTGCTCTTCCTGTCGAGCAGCATGCCGTGACCCTTCTTTTCGTTTCGCCGTGCTGAACTTGGGTATACATTTTCTAGGGAGCTATCCGAATAGTCTTCATAATCCGTCTGCCCAAACGTTTGCCTCCTCCCTGTTGCTGTCATTTCGATCTGTGCGTGTTTGGCGATTGACCCCTCATCGTGGATGCCCCTTCGGTGCAGTAAAAGGAAATCCTTCCGCAGGCGATCAAATTCGCGCTTCTTCACTTGGTCAATACTGTTTTggttctttttataaaaggcCCCTTCGAAGTTATTCTTTGGCTTATATATCTCTTTAATTAACTTTTCAAACGCCTTctgttcttccattttgatggAAATGAGGCGATTTCGAGAAgataaaatgtttatatagGCATTTTCGCTCCTCTCCTTTGTGTGCGTTTGTTCTTCTATCTTGTGTCTAATTTGTTCGAAAATTTTTGGCAGTTTGGGGCCTATCGGATTTCGCCTTTTGGAAGAGTCCCCTTTGAGGATAACATCGTGGTTGGACTCTGCGCAGTTCTTCCCACCCTGTGCGTTTGGCTCTTcatcaggggggggagtaacATGTGTAGGAGTGCCCCTCGATGCGAGGCAATCCTGTTTAGCAATCGTTTCGGCGCCGCTCCCCTTAGGTACATCTTCCTCTATATACTTGTTTGCCACTTTCATGTCTATTCCGATGGGAATGCCATCAATATAATTGTTGTTTCTTAGCAGGGCGTAGGACACACTCTCGTTGAAAAAGCTAAACCGGAGGTCATCATCTGCGTAATTGGCCTTATCATCAAAGTGCGCACTGGTAATTATATCCTCATATATGCTATCCTCCTCATCGATGTAGTCATATAACCCTTTTTTGGTTACATCTTCTTTCCGTTTGTACCTGCTGGATAGGTAATTGCAGGGCTTGAATTCGTCCTCTGCCTCTGCCTGctgcttttccttcctccttTTACTGCTTTcgcgcttctccctcttcttcctttcctccGCTAGCAAATTTCTGTAGTACACATAAAAGTCGTGCTCATCGTAGTGGCtgtgcttcctctttttgcgAAACTCCCTCCTCACTTCACTCACGTCGTGGTTGGTCAGTTTCGTGCCCAGGAAATCGGACATTGTTACGCATTCTTCCGCTTCGGGGAAGGAGGTGTAGTTCGCATGATGTGGATTTTCACACCGCTTGAGGGGGGATAAAACAACCTGCCAGGCGCATCCCCCAataggggaagaaaaaaaaaaaaaaaaaaacacccttTTTAAAGAGTAAACGGAGGAGCACTGCTCGTAAAAGGGAGTTATCCACTCTGTTTGACCATCCCAATGGGGGAATTATTTCTCCTAaatgatcaattttttgctgGGCCTTCCCATTTGGCCCAAATAGGCTTGGCTCTCTTTCTACACAAAAGGTTAGCGGCAATTTTGCGCTACATTGCAGTGCATTTCAATACACCGCTCATGCGCGCGTTGCCGCGAAATtgggtccctttttttttttttttttttctctctcaaATCGGTGGATATCCCCACTTGGTTTAAAAGTACCAACtgtttaaagaaaattgtcGGGCAGCTCGCATACAATCGAGGCATCCTCACCTTACGTAGGAAACAGAAGGGGCACTCTGCCTGGTCTCGAAATTACATCACGTTTGAAATTAAGAAAACTTTGCGCGTAGCTGTGggatgtatgcatatgcacatagGTGTACGCGTGGGTATATCTGCTAGCGTACCCGCCATTTGGCTGCCGCTTTGCATGGTTCTTTGCTCGGCGGTTAAACAATAATGTGTAAGACGAGCTAAACGTGAGCACGTGAGCACGTGACCGTTGGTGAAAAGGGTGCCACCGctggaagggggaaattaaaatggaGGGGGGAACCAGCAACAAAGATAAGCTGTTCTTTAagttatatgaatatataaacaaGCTAGATAACTCTGCAGGTGATGATGTTAGCTTGGAGAaggaggggaggaagaatGTCCTATACATTAgtaaaaaggcaaaggggaagaaaaggtcGGGTGGTGGGGAAGTGACCCAGGCGGAGGTGAAGGGAGAGGGCAGGGGGGCTCATTCTTTGCAGGCCGCGGGGAGGGCCAAACGTAGGGagagtaaaataaaagctcGAAGCTGTGTGGCAGCTGGTGCTGAGGGAAGTGGCCCActagggggggaaagcggcgaGGACAGCGGTGAGGATAGCGGTGAGGACGGCGGTAGCTACACCATCAGTTGTAGCAGCAGTTACAGCAGTCGGGGGGACGAAACCGCGGCCCCCACCGCGCCACGGGATTGCCCTCTCAAAGCGGAAAAGGATGACCGGGGTGGCGGAGTGAATGGCCCCTCATACGAGCACATCCAcccaaaaaagaaagtagACGAAAAGACCAAAAAGAAGGGGCGCACCAGGGAGAGCATTACCAACCCGAGGAGCGACCCCCTAAGCGAAGTACAAAACTACTACGTCATTTCCAAgatgaacagaaaaatggaagaacacAAAAGCGTGGGCGAAGTCAAAATGATATGCAGCCAGGGGAGCTCCAACCTGCTAGCGATGATCCAAAAAATCGATCACATCATCAGTGCATATGAAAAGATTAGGGACGAATTAGATAAGCTGGAGACGAAGAAGCAATTCATTTACGACACATTTTactcaatttttttgaactACTATTCCAGGTATGAAGAAGTGAAAGTGATCAAGGGGAACAAGCGAAGGGTAGAACGCCACTTGAAATTTTACACCAACGTAGAGCGGTTCGAGAAGGTACTCAGCCACATGGAGAAAAACGAATATGCCTACTTCATTGACATGTATAATAATTCTTTGCAGAAAAGTGGAGGGAAGGAATCCTCGGCGGTGGTGCTTGAGGGGGATGAGCAGAGTGATTATGGTGAGAGCGAGACGGACTCGGGGGATGAAGATGGAGAGGTGCCCATGGACAATTGGGTCGCGGAGGATACACAAAACGGGGTAGCTTCATACGGAACGGAAGGGGGGGACACACACAGTGAGGAGAACAACGCGGAGGATGAAGGGAGCCACGAAATTGATAACTACTTACTTAGTGATtgggagaaggaggaagaggtgaGCTTCCCTGTCGGAGGATATGCCGCCCAGAGGGGGCAGCATCACGATGAAGGTGCACTTCAAAGGGGCGCGCTTAATGGTGAGGGCGAGGCGGAGCGCGCTGCGTTGTACGAACAGGAAGAGGTAGAGGCAACCGCGGAAGTTGCGACAAAACGGGTGAGTTGCCAATCGGGAAGGAGTAACAAGCTCGGAGTACAGCAGCCCAGCGGAGGGCTTGGCCCAATGGGGGGCAACCCCGTGGAGGGGCAACTGCGCGGTCGTATATGGTGggcgaaaaggaagcaaaggAGGAGCTCCGCGGGGCGCATCTCCAATGGGGTAGCAACGGGTGGCGGACACAACGGAGGGCCCCGCCGCGGTAGAGCCAACCGGGGGAGCGAGAAGAACGAAATCTATCACATGCTGCAGTTCTCCGAAGAGGCCATAAAGTTCTTCAAGAAGAATGGCACCTATTTGCACGCCAAGGCGAAGCTGGCCAAGTACCAGGCCATCATAAGGCGCATTTTGAAGTACATCATTAATCTGTTCAGGGACGTTCTAAACAACGCGGAGTTGAATATGCCTGGTgggagagggggggagagtTTACCCCTGTATGGTAAAGATTCGAATGTACCGAGGGAGTTAAGCTGTAAGGGGAAGTGGTGGGAGGGCAGTACCCTGGGCGGAGACAACCCCATATGGGGCAAGCATCCCCCAACTGATCCGTCTTCCAATTCTGTGTGCGAAAAAAGGCTACCCGGAGAAGACAGCCATGTGGATAGTGTCAAATTTGACCAAATGAAGGACCCCCCTGAAGGCATAACTGATGAGACAGGCGAACAGAAGGATAAGCCGCCGCACGAGGAAGCCAATTCGACGGAGATGCCAAACCTCCTCTCCGCAGAGGAACAAATGGAGGAGAGTCAAATGTACAGAAATATAAACATGATCTACTTCAGCAAGTACATAAACGAAGTGGAGTACTATAGGAagttcaaaataaaatgcagcTGCATGCGAGATGTGATACACttcatttatgaaaaatcCGTGGAGGATGAAAATGACCTCTACACAGAGGAATACAACCAGCTGGAGAATTTCTACGTGAGCACAAGGGTAAAAATACTCAACAGCAATGTGCTAAGCAGTAATGTGTTGAGCAATTTTGAATACCTTCTGAAGAAGGACATTTGcaagtatataaaaaatgtgtgcctCTTGGCAATGTACGTTTCTAAGTTAGAGGTGGACCTGTACAAACACATTTTCAATAATAAAGTTACCAATTCGGTCAGCATCATTCTGAACAGCATCGGGGTGTGTATCTTCGACTGCCTTCACGATTGCATCCTCCAACTTAACAACATTCAATTGATTAGGAAGATCATCCGAATAATTTACGTGGACGTTATAGACACGTATAGTGATAATTCGTATAGGATCATTTGtgattacttaaaaaatatttgcaaaattctgaaggagaagctacTCTACGTGATAGAGATGTATATCTCCTACTACACCAAAAATACGACTGCCCATTTGCCCTATGTGTGCTTCTACCCTctgaggaaaaaattcatcaaCATGGTGAACAACTTTCTGTATGATGAGTATCTCCTCACGTGTGATGCGCAGGTTGGGGAGTGCCCTGTGGGAACTGCACACGTGGCATCGGCGGAGGGGGGGCCAAACGCACAGGCGAGCGGGCAGGCGAACGGTCAGGCGAATATGTTGCACTCCTCCGCGGGGAGTAACCCTCCCATGGGGAAGGACCCACCGGGGGGGGGTAAACGCGAGCTGATGCGCAGCTGTGACAATAGCGAGGAGGGAAATCCTTGGGGTGGGGCCGCCCAGAAGGTGGATGACCCATCCATGGAGAGCACAAGCAGCCAGGAGAGCCGGGCCAGCCGGGACAGCCTAACCAGCAGGGGGCACTCGCATCCGAGCGAGTGCAACAGGAAGGTGCTGAGCGAGAAGAATGTGTACAAGCCGTTTTCCTTCCACCGCTGGGAATTTAATAAGGACACCAAACTGGGCCTGCGCGGTATAGACCTGAACATCATTGGTACCATCCTAATTTTGAAAACGATACTTTTTATAATCGACGAAGAGACGCTGCTGGAGCTGTTCAGGGAGTGCCTGGAAAATAGCTTCAACTCTATAAGCTCCATTTATAAGGACCACTTGAAAAGTCACCCTCAGGACATGTTTAATGGTTCTCTTTATTTAATCAAAAATTTGAGTCTTTTACTCTATTTGTTTTACAAAGTTACGAAGGACCGCGAGTTTGCCCGCTTCTATCTGCACAGCGGTTTGACCGAGCAGCTCCTCTTTGGGGCCTCTCCAAAGGAGTGGACCATGGAGAGCCAGACGGGCGGCGGGAAAAGGGAGAGCGACAAAGGGGGGGCCGAAAATGAgaactccattttgtgcttcttcaaaagggTGTACAACATGTCTTCGCAGAACGGCGTGCAGAACAGAATCCTGGCCGCCTTCAACGAGGCCGTTTACAACTTCACCGTGGCGACAGTGTCGAGGGGTACGCGCGGAGTGGCAGCGGTGTGGAGCGGCGGTGCGGAGCAGCGATGAGGAGCAGCGGCGCGAATAGCAACTCGAAGTAGCAGCTCTCAGTAGCTGCGCGAGTGCATGTACTTATTCGCCCCTAAACACACATGTGACTACCTCCATCTCAGCGAAAGAGACAACCTTCCATCTGCGTGTGCACtttctttccctcccccccttctcctACAGTTTGTTCCCCCTTGATTAAAATCCTCTCGATGGAATACAAAGAAGGTGCGctcgaaaaggaggaagaaattaaaaaaatgactcaCGATTTTTTGAACGCCAAAAGGAGTCGCCAACCAGATTTGGAACTCGCAGGGGATAAAATggacttctcctttttgcgcgAAATAAACTTCCACTTGTTAAAGGAATTCGCAGAGAAGGTTACCAACGagcggggggaagaagcacccAAGTGCTCCAACCTCGATGACCTGAAAAAGAGCCTCCAGTCGTTTAAGCAAAATGTTTGTAACCTATTTCCgaggatatatttttacgtgaagttatttatttgctcCAATACGGACAAGCCAGACGAGAATGACTTTTTCCCCGGACTGTTTTCCCACATCGTGGGTCTCCTGACGTATAGAATAATGGGCCTGCTCAGGTGAGTGCAGTCTCCTCATTTGCGCGCCAGCGGGTGTGGAGGGCTCCCCAGCGTTGGCACTCTGCGTAACTTCGCAACTGTGTAACTTCGCACCTTTGCACCTTCTCACTTCCACCTTCACAACTGCGTAACTTCCCACCCCCCGTAGCGAGGTGTACCTCGTGCTAAGGCTCAAGTATGCGCACCAAGTGGAAGCCATATTCGAAGAGAACTACGTCAACGacattttgctcttcctgAATTCGAGCGAGCGGTACGCCTGCTCCTTTGCGGACGTCCACCAGTACTTGGACGCAAACAAGAATTACAACATCTGGGgggagtaatttttttcaaaagggagTTCGCGGGGCCATCGAAGTGGCGATATATACCATTCAgcaggacaaaaaaaaagaaaagaaaaagactcaaatggggagaaaaaattccacacaaaaaggggcgtAACGGGGGGGATAAAATGGAGGAGCACTCTCAGAAAGTCTCACGCCATCGCGTTTGCGACGTAGGCAAGTCAGGCGCCCTCCTCGACGGGATAATCAATAAAGTAAATCCCCCGGTCggacgaaaaaataattttgttattcttGTGGCGTATGAAGTAGGACCACTTGAAGTAGAAGAGCCCAGCGGGGAGCTGCACacatttgtaaaatataaaagtggataaattaaaaatgaagatttcATTTTccaccaaaatgaaaagcaaaTTTTCCACCGATTTGTAGAtatccaaaatttttttttttaattttttaattctgtaCATATCCaccgcttttttaaaatcaaaaatgattaacctcctcccattttttgcaacaataattttttcatcatccAAAAATTTCCCATGACTTATAAACTTGGAAGAAAAATCGacgcaaaaaattaattcgtGTTCACATTTCTgtgcatttatatttatttgtaaaactCGAATGTGGCATTTCCCGAAATTGTTTTTGTAGCATAAGAGATAATTCACATTAAAGTcaaaaattacaatattttttaaaaaatttttataaaaataactcgtgcaattatttttaatgtcgTATATGAACAGACTCTTGGAGTTATTAAAGAGAATGAGGTTTTCAAAGTAAATCACTTGCTTGTTGTTTGCCACTTCtacgttcattttttttacaaactggTAGGTCCTTATGCAAAAAACATCTATGCAGCTCTCGTAATATACGTACGCGTAATTCTTGTCTATGTAAATCGACTTGATGCTGTTGTTCCTGAACATGCACAGGATGTGATACTTCTCGAGCACTTCGATGGTGCCGTTGCTGCTTTTGCGGCTGAATCCTACTGCGGGGTTGCTCATTGCGCTCGTGCCCACCCCGATGCTGTCGCTTCTGTCATTTTCAATCCCATTTTGATTATCTCTGCAGGAGTCCTCCAATGAGTTACGCTGGGGGGTGTCACTTGCGGACTTGCTGCTCAACTCCGTGGAGTCGTTCTTTTCAGAGTCCCCCCTCTTCGGCTTCGCTTCGAGGAGGGACACATCTGTGTTGACCCCCTTGTTTTCCTTCCGCGTGATTCTGAACAGGCACACTTTCCCGGTCAGGGAGCCTACGgtggggggggcaaaaggggtgaggaaaaaggggtgaagaaaagaggtgaagaaaaggggTGAGGCGATGAACGGGCAGATTATCATCACAGCAATGGACGGGCGCATACCCCGGACTGCCTTAACACACACCACGAGCGCCCCCGCGCCAAGCGCGCAACGTACCGGTGCAAATATAATTGTCATCCGTGTACAGAACAACTATGGGGTCCGACAGCAGCGTCTGGATGCAGTTGTGCAGGACGATCCTTTggcttttcctccccctctggTCGTCTCTCCTTCCCTTAAAACTAAAGCAGATGTTGTGTTTCCCATTGAAGCATTGGTTCATCACCTTGCTTTCGTTactcattttcttttttttcttttgcatgAAGTTACAGCTTTGGCGAGGAGGTTACGTCCCACATTTTGGGCTCACTCATTTGGGAAGAGGCGCGATAAGGGGGGGGCGCCTAAacgggaagggaaaaaaaaaaaaaaaaaaaagaaagaacgAACTAACcgacgaacgaacgaacgaacgaacgaacgcgTTGGCTTTCCCTCTATAAGTGCTTTCTTCTTCGAATAGGGGGCGATAACTCGGGTGACTTCAAAACTGTATGTGCTAAGGTGACGAAGCCACGAATTTGTcccacgaaaaaaaagaaaagaaaaaaactgccaCTTTTGCTAGGCGGGCGAAGgggtaaattataaaatcgTGTCAATTGATGTTCGCCATGTTTTGCttttcaaaatggacgaCACGGAGGTGCCACTTCGCAATttcaagtggaaaaaaagagaaaaaaggagaaaaaaacaaaaaaaaaaaaaaaaacattgtgATATAATGCCAACGCGGGGGAgggtggggaaaaataacagcagatatattatattaaaaaggagtggcgggggggagaaataaaaagaagtcAAAGTGGGAAGCTAAAAATTGGAAGCCAACATAAGTGCagataaaaaattgcaaagtaAAAATGACGATGGTAAAAAAGAGGGTGAACGTTTGATTCTCCACCGCCATTCTCTTGACCCTTTAAAAATGCCATTCACCTTAAACCGCTTCTTCGTGGAACACTTCGAGTGCAACGCTAACCCGTTGCTCAACAAGGTGGTGCAGATTGCCTTAACCCAACCGATTGAGCATAAGTCCCACAAAGGAAATAGCCCCCCTCCCATGGGCACATAAGCTGTATACACCTCTTCAACCGCAGGAGGTATACTCCCCCACTGGTCAAACGCCATAATAACATAACAACGGAGGGAGTAGTTAAAGTGCCCTTCCACGATAGACATACATACTGACTTCAAAAACTGTGATGGAACGATCTAAAGGTCCTGCAGGAGGTTGGCGTCCTTTTCGTCCTCTTCGTCTTTTATGAAAGGCTCCAACAGATAGGAGGTGAAGTCTATCGAGTTAGCCTTTTCGTTTAACCCCTTGTCGTATTTCCAGAAGCTGTATAAGGTTAAGTTGATCAGGTGCGTCTCGGAGTGCTGCAGATTCGGGATGTAGATGTGGGAGGAATGCacattttgctcctccagGTGCCTGATGATTTTCTCCGTCCGGCAGTGCTTGATGTCTTCGACGTagcctgggggggggggcggcacaACAGGAAATGTGCGCAGCGGTGTGAAGCGATTTTAAGGGGGCAGAAAAAAGCGGCATGCGTAGCAGCCCTCGCCAAGTTGGCATCAGTTGGCATTATCTCCAATAGCTTGCACCGTTCGCAACTGCGCCGAGGGGCCATACGGAGAGCACCCCCCCGCGAGGGAGGCGACCTTACCGGCCACCTTGGACATGTACTTGAAGTAGCTCTTCTGCCCCACCGTTTCTATCGGGGTGACCTTCGAAAACACCTTCTGGTCGATGAACATGAAGCAAATCTCGAAGAAgtagggggaggggagcTCAAAGAGCTCACTCTGCTTTTTgtactcctcctcctttatgTTTATGAAGTTCTTTATGTAGAACCAGAAGGGGAACTCCACGTCGACGTAGGTGAAGGACGAGAGGGTGATGGCCAGGTAAATGGGCATCCACTGCCTCTCGCCGGCCTTCATTTCTCGGATGTCGAAtccctgcgcggggggggagcggcggaggggCATACACCATGAAGAGGCATACGCTGTAATGAGGCATACAATCACACCTCTGCTACGCCGCTACTACGCCGCTACTACGCCGCTACTACACCGCTGCTACACCGCTGctacaccgctacaccgctacaccgccgCGGTAGGGCTAACCTCCACGAAGGccgtggggaggggggggatgTCCACGAGGGCCTTGACCACGACGAGCTCGCCCAGCGCCCGGTCGTACAGAGACATGTTGACGGCGTCATTCAAAAACAGCTTCGCATACTGTATGTTATTGTAGTGATAAGCAGAGTTGAGTTTCAGCGGCAGGTACTCAATATCAATGTCCTCATTTATGAGTGTCCTGTTCAGTATGGTGGGCCTACTAATGTCAATGCTATCAATATAAATCTTTTCATCGTTGAAGGACAAATCGTTTTCCCCTACGTCTACGTTGTCCAGGTAGGAATACACATTGTGAATATTCTCCCTACTATTATagtctgtatttttttttgacctcACATACACCCCATTGTTTAATACATACTCGTAGAGATTATTTGGCATGGGGATACCTTCCGCGTAGGAAGTTAACGtcgttaaaattttataaaacctATCATATATAGATTTGAAAGTAACAATTTGGATctcctttttgtaattatcCTCCTCTGTACTGTCATTTTCGTATTTGTAGATGGTATTTTCTATCCTGTCTAGTAACGACTCGCCAACCATTTTGGCATTTTCAtccattttgatatttttgtTCCCATATATCAACTGATTTCGCAGATACTGGAGGTAGTAGAAGGACACACAAGCTTCCACCTTTTTTAATGGCAACGGGGGGAAGTCAACAAGGactatattttctatatttttatttgcattattgTCTTTACTGCGCGAGTTTTTATTCACTTGGTAGTTATTGTACGTGTCTTCCTCGTTGTGTGCTCTTCGGGGGTTTTTCCTGTTATAGTtgaaaagttttttctttccttcattttggccTTCTTCCTTGCCTGCGCCGGTGGACGcccttttcttcgttttgtttttttttataaaaatgttgaacACGTCATCCATGTTGAGGGGGCTGCACAGAGGGGGTGGAAATAGGGGGGTGAAAAGAGGGGGGGTATGGTCTGGTGAATACTCTGATGAATGGTCAAACCGTCCATCAAAGTAGTAACACATAGAAGAAATGGCCCCCCCTAACCGCACTCTTCCCCCAGCATGAGTTCTCCTTACGATAGAGTAATCTCAAACTTTTCTCTCCATCTGTAGGACTACTGCGACGAACACGGGGTTATCTTCACTCCATCAATAGAATCCCCTCCGTGCATCTGCAAACTACCTCTAACTTGTATAACCTGCTAAATGAATAGCTCGGGGAAAACCTCTTCTTGGGCAGTTTCAAAATATACCTTAAGTAGCTAAAATAGGAGGG includes:
- a CDS encoding hypothetical protein, conserved (encoded by transcript PVX_082730A) encodes the protein MSDFLGTKLTNHDVSEVRREFRKKRKHSHYDEHDFYVYYRNLLAEERKKREKRESSKRRKEKQQAEAEDEFKPCNYLSSRYKRKEDVTKKGLYDYIDEEDSIYEDIITSAHFDDKANYADDDLRFSFFNESVSYALLRNNNYIDGIPIGIDMKVANKYIEEDVPKGSGAETIAKQDCLASRGTPTHVTPPPDEEPNAQGGKNCAESNHDVILKGDSSKRRNPIGPKLPKIFEQIRHKIEEQTHTKERSENAYINILSSRNRLISIKMEEQKAFEKLIKEIYKPKNNFEGAFYKKNQNSIDQVKKREFDRLRKDFLLLHRRGIHDEGSIAKHAQIEMTATGRRQTFGQTDYEDYSDSSLENVYPSSARRNEKKGHGMLLDRKSRQSEDRCIIPYSSLSIDVDSGEEDAFVLYNPGEHQAEEMLLLRSKFYRSLFGSTQVGKPDRGALADEIEDLNVRYAKLINPNMEVKLSKSELLELYAPKKSWVQSGRPLTREEEEAQNEIYVLKNKINFNNDLKKRHRFYFYCRVKEGRMDADGRMDAGGRTNADGRMDAGGRTNADGRMTTDGRINPDGSVSRRVDNILSAPERAEFEELMGKLKRYYLDFYNREIANEDVNTNFQIQEYQFAKCLYEKLGISDPSAGDHSGAEAERSIVDDFLKIPQFVFDAIFCA
- a CDS encoding hypothetical protein, conserved (encoded by transcript PVX_082725A) is translated as MEGGTSNKDKLFFKLYEYINKLDNSAGDDVSLEKEGRKNVLYISKKAKGKKRSGGGEVTQAEVKGEGRGAHSLQAAGRAKRRESKIKARSCVAAGAEGSGPLGGESGEDSGEDSGEDGGSYTISCSSSYSSRGDETAAPTAPRDCPLKAEKDDRGGGVNGPSYEHIHPKKKVDEKTKKKGRTRESITNPRSDPLSEVQNYYVISKMNRKMEEHKSVGEVKMICSQGSSNLLAMIQKIDHIISAYEKIRDELDKLETKKQFIYDTFYSIFLNYYSRYEEVKVIKGNKRRVERHLKFYTNVERFEKVLSHMEKNEYAYFIDMYNNSLQKSGGKESSAVVLEGDEQSDYGESETDSGDEDGEVPMDNWVAEDTQNGVASYGTEGGDTHSEENNAEDEGSHEIDNYLLSDWEKEEEVSFPVGGYAAQRGQHHDEGALQRGALNGEGEAERAALYEQEEVEATAEVATKRVSCQSGRSNKLGVQQPSGGLGPMGGNPVEGQLRGRIWWAKRKQRRSSAGRISNGVATGGGHNGGPRRGRANRGSEKNEIYHMLQFSEEAIKFFKKNGTYLHAKAKLAKYQAIIRRILKYIINLFRDVLNNAELNMPGGRGGESLPLYGKDSNVPRELSCKGKWWEGSTLGGDNPIWGKHPPTDPSSNSVCEKRLPGEDSHVDSVKFDQMKDPPEGITDETGEQKDKPPHEEANSTEMPNLLSAEEQMEESQMYRNINMIYFSKYINEVEYYRKFKIKCSCMRDVIHFIYEKSVEDENDLYTEEYNQLENFYVSTRVKILNSNVLSSNVLSNFEYLLKKDICKYIKNVCLLAMYVSKLEVDLYKHIFNNKVTNSVSIILNSIGVCIFDCLHDCILQLNNIQLIRKIIRIIYVDVIDTYSDNSYRIICDYLKNICKILKEKLLYVIEMYISYYTKNTTAHLPYVCFYPLRKKFINMVNNFLYDEYLLTCDAQVGECPVGTAHVASAEGGPNAQASGQANGQANMLHSSAGSNPPMGKDPPGGGKRELMRSCDNSEEGNPWGGAAQKVDDPSMESTSSQESRASRDSLTSRGHSHPSECNRKVLSEKNVYKPFSFHRWEFNKDTKLGLRGIDLNIIGTILILKTILFIIDEETLLELFRECLENSFNSISSIYKDHLKSHPQDMFNGSLYLIKNLSLLLYLFYKVTKDREFARFYLHSGLTEQLLFGASPKEWTMESQTGGGKRESDKGGAENENSILCFFKRVYNMSSQNGVQNRILAAFNEAVYNFTVATVSRVCSPLIKILSMEYKEGALEKEEEIKKMTHDFLNAKRSRQPDLELAGDKMDFSFLREINFHLLKEFAEKVTNERGEEAPKCSNLDDLKKSLQSFKQNVCNLFPRIYFYVKLFICSNTDKPDENDFFPGLFSHIVGLLTYRIMGLLSEVYLVLRLKYAHQVEAIFEENYVNDILLFLNSSERYACSFADVHQYLDANKNYNIWGE
- a CDS encoding hypothetical protein, conserved (encoded by transcript PVX_082720A); the encoded protein is MSNESKVMNQCFNGKHNICFSFKGRRDDQRGRKSQRIVLHNCIQTLLSDPIVVLYTDDNYICTGSLTGKVCLFRITRKENKGVNTDVSLLEAKPKRGDSEKNDSTELSSKSASDTPQRNSLEDSCRDNQNGIENDRSDSIGVGTSAMSNPAVGFSRKSSNGTIEVLEKYHILCMFRNNSIKSIYIDKNYAYVYYESCIDVFCIRTYQFVKKMNVEVANNKQVIYFENLILFNNSKSLFIYDIKNNCTSYFYKNFLKNIVIFDFNVNYLLCYKNNFGKCHIRVLQININAQKCEHELIFCVDFSSKFISHGKFLDDEKIIVAKNGRRLIIFDFKKAVDMYRIKKLKKKILDIYKSVENLLFILVENEIFIFNLSTFIFYKCVQLPAGLFYFKWSYFIRHKNNKIIFSSDRGIYFIDYPVEEGA
- a CDS encoding hypothetical protein, conserved (encoded by transcript PVX_082715A) codes for the protein MDDVFNIFIKKNKTKKRASTGAGKEEGQNEGKKKLFNYNRKNPRRAHNEEDTYNNYQVNKNSRSKDNNANKNIENIVLVDFPPLPLKKVEACVSFYYLQYLRNQLIYGNKNIKMDENAKMVGESLLDRIENTIYKYENDSTEEDNYKKEIQIVTFKSIYDRFYKILTTLTSYAEGIPMPNNLYEYVLNNGVYVRSKKNTDYNSRENIHNVYSYLDNVDVGENDLSFNDEKIYIDSIDISRPTILNRTLINEDIDIEYLPLKLNSAYHYNNIQYAKLFLNDAVNMSLYDRALGELVVVKALVDIPPLPTAFVEGFDIREMKAGERQWMPIYLAITLSSFTYVDVEFPFWFYIKNFINIKEEEYKKQSELFELPSPYFFEICFMFIDQKVFSKVTPIETVGQKSYFKYMSKVAGYVEDIKHCRTEKIIRHLEEQNVHSSHIYIPNLQHSETHLINLTLYSFWKYDKGLNEKANSIDFTSYLLEPFIKDEEDEKDANLLQDL